From one Lolium rigidum isolate FL_2022 chromosome 4, APGP_CSIRO_Lrig_0.1, whole genome shotgun sequence genomic stretch:
- the LOC124646888 gene encoding zinc finger protein CONSTANS-LIKE 16-like encodes MSSSAKAAADGAMGIKAARACDGCLRRRARWYCAADDAFLCQGCDTSVHSANPLARRHERVRLRPTSPPLLPQQDAGASAPPPREKRRGEEVVPAWIKRKARTPRSQAKSVGLLLSRRLVVPDASSGGESPEGQKCGGETDEEAELLYHRVPVFDHALAELCSSPSAEEEKSAVASCCGEEGGAVVENLAAATLSPVPAEFLPVDGLVSFGPTDAELMEFAADMEALLGRPGMDDGGEEEPFCMEALGLIDPTDASVKLEADGEARCMLACGLEQELDVSGDMFDLDFDYCSPQAATPDENAGSSDGQQFPKSLALNLNYEAIIEKWESSPFADGERPDVKLEDCWPHDDYSLQAGAWMMGGGGVGYGGEGLGTTPRLRMGDGGREARVSRYREKRRTRLFSKKIRYEVRKLNAEKRPRMKGRFVKRLGNGGAAAATACVA; translated from the coding sequence ATGAGCAgctcggcgaaggcggcggcagaCGGCGCGATGGGGATCAAGGCGGCGCGGGCGTGCGACGGGTGcctgcggcggcgggcgaggtGGTACTGCGCCGCCGACGACGCGTTCCTGTGCCAGGGCTGCGACACGTCGGTGCACTCCGCGAACCCGCTGGCGCGGAGGCACGAGCGGgtgcgcctgcggcccacgtcgccgccgctgctcccgcaGCAGGATGCCGGAGCGTCGGCCCCGCCCCCGCGGGAGAAGCGCCGGGGCGAGGAGGTCGTGCCGGCGTGGATCAAGCGCAAGGCGCGGACCCCGCGCTCGCAGGCCAAGAGCGTCGGGCTGCTCCTCTCGAGGCGGCTCGTCGTCCCGGACGCGTCATCCGGCGGGGAGTCGCCGGAGGGGCAGAAGTGCGGCGGGGAGACCGACGAGGAGGCGGAGCTGCTGTACCACCGCGTGCCCGTATTCGACCACGCTCTCGCGGAGCTCTGCTCGTCGCCGTCTGCCGAGGAAGAGAAGTCGGCCGTCGCGTCGTGCTGCGGTGAGGAAGGCGGCGCCGTCGTGGAGAACTTGGCCGCGGCGACGCTGTCTCCTGTGCCGGCTGAGTTTCTGCCCGTGGACGGCCTCGTCAGCTTCGGCCCCACGGACGCGGAGCTCATGGAGTTCGCCGCCGACATGGAGGCCCTGCTCGGGCGCCCGGGCATggacgacggcggcgaggaggagccgTTCTGCATGGAGGCATTGGGGCTCATCGACCCCACGGACGCGAGCGTCAAGCTGGAGGCCGACGGCGAGGCGAGATGCATGCTTGCGTGCGGCCTCGAGCAGGAGCTGGACGTGTCCGGCGACATGTTCGACCTCGACTTCGACTACTGCTCGCCTCAGGCGGCGACGCCCGACGAGAACGCGGGAAGCAGCGACGGGCAGCAGTTTCCGAAGAGCCTCGCGCTCAACCTGAACTACGAGGCGATCATCGAGAAGTGGGAGAGCTCGCCATTCGCCGACGGTGAGAGGCCGGACGTCAAGCTCGAGGACTGCTGGCCACACGACGACTACTCGTTACAGGCAGGCGCCTGGATGATGGGAGGAGGAGGTGTCGGCTATGGCGGGGAGGGGCTGGGCACAACGCCGAGGCTGAggatgggcgacggcggcagggagGCTCGGGTGTCACGGTACCGGGAGAAGCGCCGGACGCGGCTCTTCTCCAAGAAGATCCGGTACGAGGTGCGCAAGCTCAACGCCGAGAAGCGGCCGCGGATGAAGGGCCGCTTCGTTAAGCGGCTAGGcaatggcggcgccgccgccgccacggcgtgCGTCGCGTAG